A single Elaeis guineensis isolate ETL-2024a chromosome 15, EG11, whole genome shotgun sequence DNA region contains:
- the LOC105058165 gene encoding sucrose transport protein SUT2-like isoform X3 produces MTVPERHRSGAAQAMAPPPSFPLRRLLRVASVACGIQFGWALQLSLLTPYVQELGIPHAWASLVWLCGPLSGLIIQPLVGHLSDRSTSPFGRRRPFIAAGAATIVIAVLLVGNSADLGRLLGDPSAGPRRPRAIVVYLLGFWLLDVGNNATQGPCRALLADLAGKDHRRTRIANAYFSLFMALGNILGFATGSYSGWFTIFRFTVTSACSINCANLKSAFLLDIVLLIITTYISISSVQEVPLNSSSGVPYSAEGTVEQLNHVQEAFLWELIGSFRFLTLPVWMVLIVTALTWIGWFPFILFDTDWMGREIYRGNPNEGQHYQTGVRMGAFGLTLNSVVLGFTSVVMEKLCRKLGAGLVWGISNILMSFCFVTMLIISSIVKNVDYPSSGLPPDGVVVAALIAFAVLGAPLAVTYSIPYAMISTRIEPLRLGQGLAMGILNLAIVIPQAGF; encoded by the exons ATGACGGTGCCCGAGAGGCATAGGAGCGGGGCGGCGCAGGCGATGGCGCCGCCGCCAAGTTTTCCGCTGCGGCGGCTCCTCCGGGTGGCTTCGGTGGCGTGCGGGATCCAGTTCGGTTGGGCCCTCCAGCTGTCGCTGCTGACGCCGTACGTCCAGGAGCTGGGGATCCCTCATGCATGGGCGAGCCTGGTGTGGCTGTGCGGGCCGCTCTCGGGGCTCATCATCCAGCCACTCGTCGGTCACCTGAGCGACCGCTCCACGAGCCCCTTCGGCCGCCGCCGCCCCTTCATCGCGGCCGGCGCAGCCACCATCGTCATCGCCGTCCTACTGGTCGGTAACTCCGCCGACCTCGGCCGCCTCCTCGGTGACCCCTCCGCTGGGCCCCGCCGACCCCGGGCCATCGTCGTCTACCTCCTGGGGTTCTGGCTCCTCGATGTCGGAAACAACGCCACCCAGGGCCCCTGCCGCGCCCTCCTCGCCGACCTCGCAG GGAAGGATCACAGGAGGACTCGGATAGCTAATGCTTACTTTTCACTCTTCATGGCCTTGGGAAATATATTAGGCTTTGCTACTGGGTCTTATAGTGGCTGGTTTACCATCTTTCGCTTTACTGTCACCTCAGCTTGCAGCATCAATTGTGCCAACCTCAAGtctgcttttcttcttgacaTTGTTCTTCTTATCATCACTACTTATATCAGTATATCATCAGTCCAAGAAGTTCCTCTAAATTCTAGCAGTGGGGTTCCATACTCTGCTGAAGGAACAGTAGAGCAGCTAAACCACGTCCAAGAGGCTTTCCTCTGGGAATTGATTGGATCCTTTAGATTCCTAACATTGCCTGTTTGGATGGTTCTGATTGTTACCGCACTTACTTGGATAGGATGGTTTCCATTTATTCTCTTTGACACTGATTGGATGGGTCGAGAGATCTATCGAGGCAACCCAAATGAAGGGCAACATTATCAAACTGGAGTTAGAATGGGGGCTTTTGGTCTGACGTTGAATTCTGTTGTTCTCGGTTTTACTTCAGTTGTGATGGAAAAACTGTGCCGGAAGTTGGGAGCTGGACTTGTTTGGGGAATCTCAAATATTCTTATGTCTTTCTGCTTTGTTACAATGCTCATAATATCTTCGATTGTGAAAAATGTGGATTACCCTAGCAGTGGACTTCCTCCAGATGGCGTTGTTGTTGCTGCACTAATTGCTTTTGCAGTACTTGGGGCACCTCTGGCA GTTACTTATAGTATTCCTTATGCAATGATTTCTACTCGAATTGAGCCTTTAAGGCTTGGCCAAG GATTAGCAATGGGCATTCTAAATCTTGCAATTGTGATTCCTCAG